The DNA window TGTCGGCGTGGCCGTGGTACCGGGGTCCAGTTTCTACAGTAATCCGCGTGACGGCGCACGGCAGGTCCGCTTCGCCTTCTGCAAGCGCGATCAGACTCTCGATGCGGCTGCCGAACGGCTGCGCAAAATTGGGTAAATTGACTTAGTTAGTCGCGCGCGACTTCGGCGCCGTGTTTGTCCCATCCCAACGCCGCATCGCGTCAAGGTGAAGGTCGAACTGGTCCAGCGCCCGCATGGCGACGTGGTTGATCATCTCATCGAGGGACTGCGGCCGGTTATAGAACGCCGGCACCGGGGGAAAAATCACGACGCCCATGCGCGACAGCTTGAGCATATTCTCCAGGTGGATATCGTTCAGCGGAGACTCGCGCACCAGCAGTACCAGCTTGCGTCGTTCCTTCAGGGTCACATCGGCGGCGCGGTGCACCAGGTTGTCACCCTGACCATGCGCGATCGAAGCCAGCGTGTTCATCGTGCACGGCGCGATCACCATTCCTAACGTCACAAATGATCCACTGGAAATCGGCGCGCCCTGGTCGCCTATGGGATAGGCGTGGGTGGCCATTGCCTGCACCTGCTCGACCGTGTACTCGGTCTCTTCCGCCAATGTGCGCGCGCCCCATCGGCTGATCACG is part of the Terriglobales bacterium genome and encodes:
- a CDS encoding UbiX family flavin prenyltransferase; this encodes MERRNLIVAITGATGTVFGIRILQLLQGTDVDTHVVISRWGARTLAEETEYTVEQVQAMATHAYPIGDQGAPISSGSFVTLGMVIAPCTMNTLASIAHGQGDNLVHRAADVTLKERRKLVLLVRESPLNDIHLENMLKLSRMGVVIFPPVPAFYNRPQSLDEMINHVAMRALDQFDLHLDAMRRWDGTNTAPKSRATN